One Streptomyces sp. NBC_01217 genomic region harbors:
- a CDS encoding DMT family transporter, translating into MSVLVLVLAVSAACCLGFGFVLQQAAASHAPRSDYLSPRLLLDLMRVPSWLAGIGLMVCGMVLGALALGKGEVSVVEPLLATNLLFAMALSRHRTGQRLGRQGWAGLWLLAGGVAAFLLAGQPQGGEAVTSPLRHWLVIGVVVGTALLLTAVARRSDSGAAPALLAVAAGLLYGLQDALTRVTGQRLSDDGWSALVTSWQPYAVAVLGVTGLLLVQSAFETGPLRVSLPPLTAAQPLAGIACGVGFLGDQLRTDTGALAWQAAGLAAIVVGIVLLGLHPAMPEGPVGGRREKSLQPN; encoded by the coding sequence GTGTCGGTGCTGGTCCTCGTGCTCGCCGTGAGTGCCGCCTGCTGCCTGGGATTCGGCTTCGTCCTGCAGCAGGCCGCCGCTTCGCACGCCCCGAGGAGCGACTACCTCTCACCCCGGCTGCTGCTGGACCTGATGCGGGTGCCGAGCTGGCTGGCCGGGATCGGGCTGATGGTCTGCGGCATGGTGCTGGGCGCCCTGGCCCTGGGCAAGGGTGAGGTGTCCGTCGTCGAACCCCTGCTCGCGACCAATCTGCTCTTCGCGATGGCCCTGTCGCGCCATCGCACCGGACAGCGGCTCGGCCGCCAGGGCTGGGCCGGGCTCTGGCTGCTGGCCGGCGGGGTCGCCGCGTTTCTGCTGGCGGGCCAGCCGCAGGGCGGCGAGGCGGTGACCAGTCCACTGCGGCACTGGCTGGTCATCGGCGTGGTCGTGGGCACGGCCCTGCTGCTCACCGCGGTCGCCAGGCGCTCGGATTCCGGAGCCGCCCCGGCGCTGCTCGCGGTGGCCGCCGGGCTGCTGTACGGCTTGCAGGACGCGCTGACCCGGGTGACCGGCCAGCGGCTGTCCGACGACGGGTGGTCGGCGCTGGTGACGTCGTGGCAGCCGTACGCGGTGGCGGTGCTGGGGGTGACGGGTCTGCTCCTGGTGCAGAGCGCGTTCGAGACGGGTCCGCTGCGGGTCTCGCTGCCCCCGCTGACCGCGGCCCAGCCGCTGGCCGGGATCGCCTGCGGGGTCGGCTTCCTCGGCGACCAGCTGCGCACCGACACCGGTGCGCTGGCCTGGCAGGCGGCCGGTCTCGCGGCGATCGTCGTCGGGATCGTACTGCTGGGACTCCATCCGGCGATGCCGGAGGGGCCGGTGGGCGGGCGCCGGGAGAAGAGCCTCCAGCCGAACTGA
- a CDS encoding FadR/GntR family transcriptional regulator: MTTQGPGLHTHVLDTLGLEIAAGEHRPGEVLRTDEVAQRFDVSRTVVREVVRVLESMHLVESRRRVGVTVRPTEAWNVYDPQVIRWRLAGADRPRQLRSLTVLRSAIEPVAAGLAARNATPEQCAALTECALGMVATSRGQQLEGYLEHDIAFHRIVLNASGNEMFARLGDVVAEVLAGRTHHQVMFEDPDPAAVTLHVRLAEAVREGDAAAAERLTKEIAVGALHELDVLAP, from the coding sequence ATGACCACACAGGGCCCTGGGCTGCATACACATGTGCTGGACACCCTGGGTCTGGAGATCGCCGCGGGGGAGCACCGGCCGGGAGAGGTTCTGCGCACCGACGAGGTGGCCCAGCGCTTCGACGTCTCGCGCACGGTCGTACGCGAAGTGGTCCGCGTCCTCGAATCCATGCACCTGGTCGAGTCCCGGCGCCGGGTCGGCGTGACCGTACGGCCGACCGAGGCGTGGAACGTCTACGATCCGCAGGTCATCCGATGGCGGCTGGCCGGCGCCGACCGCCCCCGCCAGCTGCGCTCGCTGACCGTGCTCCGCTCGGCGATCGAACCGGTCGCGGCGGGCCTCGCCGCCCGCAACGCCACCCCCGAGCAGTGCGCGGCCCTCACCGAGTGCGCGCTCGGTATGGTCGCCACCTCGCGCGGCCAGCAGCTGGAGGGCTATCTGGAGCACGACATCGCGTTCCACCGGATCGTGCTCAACGCCTCCGGCAACGAGATGTTCGCCCGGCTCGGCGACGTCGTCGCCGAGGTCCTGGCGGGACGCACCCACCACCAGGTGATGTTCGAGGACCCCGACCCGGCGGCCGTCACCCTCCATGTCCGGCTGGCCGAAGCGGTGCGCGAGGGCGACGCGGCGGCGGCGGAACGCCTGACGAAGGAGATCGCGGTCGGCGCCCTGCACGAACTGGACGTGCTCGCGCCCTGA
- a CDS encoding pseudouridine synthase, with protein MRGRAKPPSAPLPQRGGIDPVRVRLPEDPDGRWATVRDHLLARFAGAIGADRVDAMVAEGRFVSLQGPVSAEEPYAVGRYIWFHRDFAPEEPVPFPVGVVYRDAHLVIADKPHFLATTPRGRHITETAVARLRRELGLPSLQPAHRLDRLTAGLVLFVVRPEERGAYQTMFRDRLVRKEYEAVAPYDPSIAFPRTVRSRIVKERGVIAAREEPGEPNSESRIELLEHRKAVGRYRLLPATGRTHQLRVHMNSLGLPLVHDPVYPVVQAEGATDGWSHPLQLLARVLEFTDPVTGGPRRFESGLRLSAWPER; from the coding sequence ATGAGAGGCCGTGCGAAGCCTCCGTCGGCGCCTCTGCCGCAGCGCGGCGGGATCGATCCGGTCCGGGTGCGGCTCCCGGAGGATCCGGACGGGCGGTGGGCGACAGTCCGCGATCATCTGCTGGCGCGGTTCGCCGGTGCGATCGGCGCGGACCGGGTGGACGCGATGGTGGCCGAGGGCCGGTTCGTCTCCCTACAGGGTCCGGTGTCCGCCGAGGAGCCGTACGCCGTCGGCCGGTACATCTGGTTCCACCGGGACTTCGCGCCCGAGGAACCGGTGCCGTTCCCGGTCGGTGTCGTGTACCGCGACGCGCATCTCGTCATCGCCGACAAACCGCACTTCCTCGCCACGACACCGCGCGGCCGGCACATCACCGAGACCGCCGTGGCGCGGCTCCGCCGGGAGCTGGGGCTGCCGTCGCTGCAGCCCGCGCACCGGCTGGACCGGCTGACCGCGGGTCTCGTCCTCTTCGTCGTACGGCCCGAGGAGCGGGGTGCGTACCAGACCATGTTCCGGGACAGGCTGGTGCGCAAGGAGTACGAGGCGGTGGCACCGTACGACCCCTCGATCGCCTTCCCCCGTACGGTACGCAGCCGGATCGTCAAGGAGCGCGGGGTCATCGCCGCCCGCGAGGAGCCGGGCGAGCCGAACAGCGAGAGCCGGATCGAGCTGCTGGAGCACCGAAAGGCCGTGGGCCGCTACCGGTTGCTGCCCGCCACCGGGCGCACCCATCAGCTGCGGGTCCATATGAACAGCCTGGGGCTGCCGCTCGTCCACGATCCGGTCTACCCGGTGGTGCAGGCGGAGGGTGCGACCGACGGCTGGTCGCACCCGCTCCAGCTCCTCGCCCGGGTGCTGGAGTTCACCGATCCGGTCACGGGTGGGCCGCGCCGCTTCGAGAGCGGGCTGCGGCTGTCGGCGTGGCCGGAGCGGTGA
- a CDS encoding molybdopterin-dependent oxidoreductase, which produces MLGLGAAGVVAAPVLQRTLESGLGTVAGKDPTGLTGLLPNGGGFRYYSVATSVPKKSAADYRLSVDGLVDRPASYTLDALRALPQTRMVRDVQCVTGWRVPETPFEGVRLSALLDAAGVRPGAGAVRFTCFDGTYSESLTLAQARRADVLVALRMRDRPLAHSHGGPVRLYVAPMYFYKSAKWLSGITVTDSVRPGYWEELGYDVDAWVGRSNGRDDAPTT; this is translated from the coding sequence ATGCTCGGTCTCGGCGCCGCCGGAGTCGTCGCGGCGCCCGTGCTGCAGCGCACGCTGGAATCCGGTCTCGGCACGGTCGCGGGCAAGGACCCCACCGGCCTGACCGGACTGCTCCCCAACGGCGGCGGCTTCCGCTACTACTCCGTCGCCACGTCCGTACCGAAGAAGAGCGCGGCCGACTACCGGCTGAGCGTCGACGGACTGGTCGACCGCCCGGCCTCGTACACCCTGGACGCCCTGCGCGCCCTGCCGCAGACCCGGATGGTCCGCGACGTCCAGTGCGTCACGGGCTGGCGGGTGCCCGAGACCCCCTTCGAGGGGGTGCGGCTCTCGGCGCTGCTGGACGCGGCGGGTGTACGGCCCGGGGCCGGGGCCGTCCGCTTCACCTGCTTCGACGGCACCTACAGCGAGAGCCTCACGCTCGCGCAGGCGCGCCGCGCCGATGTGCTGGTCGCGCTGCGCATGCGCGACCGGCCGCTGGCCCACTCCCACGGCGGCCCTGTCCGGCTCTACGTGGCCCCGATGTACTTCTACAAGTCGGCGAAATGGCTCTCCGGGATCACCGTCACCGACTCCGTGCGCCCCGGCTACTGGGAGGAGCTCGGCTATGACGTCGACGCCTGGGTCGGCCGGTCCAACGGCCGCGACGACGCTCCCACCACCTGA
- a CDS encoding NUDIX domain-containing protein translates to MTPSDEILDIVDENDVVVGQAPRGEATARGLRHRCVFIEARDAAGRLFVHRRTPTKLVFPSCYDMFVGGVVGAGESYDEAALREAEEELGVSGLPRPEPLFKFLYESAEHSWWSHIYQVRCELPVNPQVEEIAWHTFLTDAELEQRLGDWEWVPDGLETYHRLRTFRAGGAPS, encoded by the coding sequence ATGACTCCTTCTGACGAGATCCTGGACATCGTCGACGAGAACGACGTGGTCGTGGGGCAGGCCCCGCGCGGTGAGGCGACCGCGCGGGGCCTGCGCCATCGCTGCGTCTTCATCGAGGCCCGCGATGCCGCGGGGCGGCTCTTCGTACACCGCAGGACGCCCACGAAACTGGTCTTCCCGTCCTGCTACGACATGTTCGTCGGCGGGGTGGTCGGGGCCGGTGAGTCCTACGACGAGGCGGCGCTGCGGGAGGCCGAGGAGGAGCTGGGGGTCTCGGGGCTCCCCCGCCCCGAGCCGCTGTTCAAGTTCCTCTACGAGAGCGCCGAGCACTCCTGGTGGAGCCACATCTACCAGGTACGGTGCGAGCTCCCGGTGAACCCGCAGGTGGAGGAGATCGCCTGGCACACCTTCCTCACCGATGCGGAGCTGGAGCAGCGGCTCGGTGACTGGGAGTGGGTGCCGGACGGCCTGGAGACGTACCACCGGCTGCGGACCTTCCGGGCGGGCGGGGCGCCCTCCTGA
- a CDS encoding gluconokinase codes for MSTPHVIVVMGVAGTGKTTIGPLLAAELGVPYAEGDDFHPAANIAKMSAGTPLDDSDRWPWLDAIGQWAHGRAGLGGVVSSSALKRVYRDRLRAEAPGALFLQLTGDRALIEQRMAERKGHFMPTALLDSQFATLQPLQEDEAGVSVDVSGTPEEITQRAVAALRRLDN; via the coding sequence ATGAGCACCCCCCACGTCATCGTGGTGATGGGCGTCGCAGGGACCGGCAAGACCACGATCGGCCCCCTGCTCGCCGCCGAACTCGGCGTTCCGTACGCCGAGGGCGATGACTTCCATCCCGCGGCGAACATCGCCAAGATGTCGGCCGGCACCCCGCTGGACGACTCCGACCGGTGGCCCTGGCTGGATGCGATCGGCCAGTGGGCACACGGCCGGGCGGGGCTCGGCGGCGTCGTGAGCAGTTCGGCGCTCAAGCGGGTCTACCGGGACCGGCTGCGGGCCGAGGCCCCCGGCGCCCTCTTCCTCCAACTGACCGGCGACCGGGCGCTGATCGAGCAGCGCATGGCGGAGCGCAAGGGTCACTTCATGCCCACCGCACTGCTCGACTCGCAGTTCGCCACCCTGCAGCCGCTGCAGGAGGACGAGGCCGGAGTCTCGGTCGATGTGTCCGGCACCCCCGAAGAAATCACCCAACGAGCCGTCGCCGCGTTGCGCCGGCTCGATAACTAA
- a CDS encoding ASCH domain-containing protein has product MSNREPLKPFLLAFPGPLRDQLVRAVLAGVKVSTTGLLAEYEAEKEELPPVGERSALIDSDGREIAVLEVTEVRVLRLGDIGLQHAIDEGEGDTSVAQWRAGHERFWHSKEMREALGDPEFTVDDDTMVVAERFRVVELLDPVVGATER; this is encoded by the coding sequence ATGTCGAACCGAGAACCTCTCAAGCCCTTTCTGCTCGCCTTTCCCGGGCCGCTGCGCGATCAGCTGGTGAGGGCGGTGCTCGCCGGTGTGAAGGTGTCGACGACCGGGCTGCTCGCGGAGTACGAGGCGGAGAAGGAGGAGCTGCCGCCGGTGGGCGAGCGGTCCGCGCTGATCGACTCGGACGGCCGGGAGATCGCGGTGCTGGAGGTGACGGAGGTACGGGTGCTGCGCCTGGGCGACATCGGTCTTCAGCACGCGATCGACGAGGGCGAGGGCGACACATCGGTGGCCCAGTGGCGTGCGGGACATGAGAGGTTCTGGCACAGCAAGGAGATGCGCGAGGCGCTCGGCGACCCGGAGTTCACCGTCGACGACGACACCATGGTCGTCGCCGAGCGGTTCCGGGTCGTCGAGCTTCTGGATCCCGTGGTCGGGGCGACGGAGCGGTAG
- a CDS encoding FAD-binding dehydrogenase: MAYDADVIVIGAGLAGLVATAELVDAGRSVILLDQEPEQSIGGQAHWSFGGLFLVDSPEQRRMRIKDSHELALQDWFGTAGFDRKEDHWPRKWAEAYVDFAAGEKRSWLHAQGLRLFPVVGWAERGGYDANGHGNSVPRFHITWGTGPGVVAPFERRVREGVAKGLVQLRFRHRVTGLGRTAGTVDTVTGEILEPSAAARGTASSRVTAGTFELRAQAVIVTSGGIGGNHDLVRKQWPARLGTPPAKMLSGVPAHVDGLMLGITEEAGAHHINRDRMWHYTEGIENWNPIWARHGIRILPGPSSLWLDARGKRLPVPLFPGFDTLGTLEHIMKSGHDHTWFVLDQKIIGKEFALSGSEQNPDLTGKSIRGVIGRARADVPAPVKAFMDNGVDFVVEKDLSALVRGMNALTDEPLIDEAELRREITARDREIANPFTKDLQITAIRGARAYLGDKLIRTAAPHRILGPKAGPLIAVRLNILTRKSLGGLETDLSSRVLTEDGTPLAGVYAAGEAAGFGGGGVHGYRSLEGTFLGGCIFSGRAAGRAAAQATS, encoded by the coding sequence ATGGCGTACGACGCTGATGTGATCGTTATCGGGGCGGGGCTCGCGGGGCTCGTGGCCACCGCCGAGCTGGTCGACGCGGGCCGTTCGGTGATCCTGCTCGACCAGGAGCCCGAACAGTCGATCGGCGGTCAGGCCCACTGGTCCTTCGGCGGCCTCTTCCTCGTCGACTCGCCCGAGCAGCGCCGGATGCGGATCAAGGACAGCCATGAGCTGGCCCTCCAGGACTGGTTCGGCACGGCGGGCTTCGACCGCAAGGAGGACCACTGGCCGCGGAAGTGGGCCGAGGCGTACGTCGACTTCGCTGCCGGTGAGAAGCGCTCCTGGCTGCACGCCCAGGGGCTGCGGCTCTTCCCCGTCGTCGGCTGGGCGGAGCGCGGCGGCTACGACGCGAACGGCCACGGCAACTCCGTACCCCGCTTCCACATCACCTGGGGCACCGGCCCCGGCGTCGTCGCCCCCTTCGAGCGCCGGGTCCGCGAGGGCGTCGCCAAGGGGCTCGTGCAGCTGAGGTTTCGCCACCGGGTCACCGGCCTCGGCCGCACCGCGGGCACCGTCGACACGGTGACCGGCGAGATCCTGGAGCCGAGCGCCGCTGCCCGCGGCACCGCGAGCAGCCGGGTGACGGCCGGCACCTTCGAGCTGAGGGCCCAGGCGGTGATCGTCACCTCCGGCGGCATCGGCGGCAACCACGACCTCGTACGCAAGCAGTGGCCCGCGCGGCTCGGCACCCCGCCCGCGAAGATGCTCTCCGGCGTCCCGGCCCACGTCGACGGACTCATGCTCGGCATCACCGAGGAGGCGGGCGCCCACCACATCAACCGCGACCGGATGTGGCACTACACCGAGGGCATCGAGAACTGGAACCCGATCTGGGCCAGGCACGGCATCCGCATCCTGCCCGGACCGTCCTCGCTCTGGCTGGACGCCCGCGGCAAGCGGCTGCCGGTCCCGCTCTTCCCGGGCTTCGACACCCTCGGCACCCTCGAACACATCATGAAGTCCGGCCACGACCACACCTGGTTCGTCCTCGACCAGAAGATCATCGGCAAGGAGTTCGCGCTCTCGGGCTCCGAACAGAACCCCGACCTGACCGGAAAGTCCATCCGCGGCGTGATCGGCCGGGCCCGCGCCGACGTACCGGCGCCGGTGAAGGCGTTCATGGACAATGGGGTGGACTTCGTCGTCGAGAAGGACCTTTCCGCGCTCGTCCGCGGTATGAACGCACTCACCGACGAGCCGCTGATCGACGAGGCCGAACTGCGCCGCGAGATCACCGCCCGCGACCGCGAGATCGCCAACCCCTTCACCAAGGACCTCCAGATCACCGCGATCCGCGGCGCCCGCGCCTATCTCGGCGACAAGCTGATCCGTACGGCCGCACCGCACCGCATCCTCGGCCCCAAGGCCGGTCCGCTGATCGCCGTACGGCTCAACATCCTGACCCGCAAGTCGCTCGGCGGACTGGAGACGGACCTGTCGTCCCGGGTGCTCACCGAGGACGGCACACCCCTGGCGGGTGTGTACGCGGCGGGGGAGGCGGCCGGCTTCGGCGGCGGCGGGGTGCACGGCTACCGCTCGCTGGAGGGGACCTTCCTCGGCGGTTGCATCTTCTCCGGCCGCGCGGCGGGCCGGGCGGCGGCGCAGGCCACGTCGTAG
- a CDS encoding cytochrome b/b6 domain-containing protein produces the protein MTSTPGSAGPTAATTLPPPDPAERVRRFSGAERWVHRTTATLMLVCVASAACLYVPQLAELVGRRHLVVTVHEWSGVLIPVPFLAGLGSRALRADLSRLNRFGPHDRQWLRAVYRRDHRPEARPAGKFNAGQKLYAAWIAGAVLVMAGTGSLMWFTGLAPLVWRTSATFVHDWLALAIGIVLAGHMAMALADPEARRGMRTGSVERHWARSQHGLWGEDRAGGSSLED, from the coding sequence ATGACGTCGACGCCTGGGTCGGCCGGTCCAACGGCCGCGACGACGCTCCCACCACCTGACCCCGCGGAGCGTGTGCGGCGCTTCAGCGGCGCGGAGCGCTGGGTGCACCGCACCACGGCGACGCTGATGCTGGTGTGCGTGGCGAGCGCGGCGTGTCTGTACGTGCCCCAGCTCGCCGAGCTCGTCGGCCGCCGCCACCTCGTGGTCACCGTGCACGAGTGGTCCGGAGTGCTGATCCCCGTACCGTTCCTGGCGGGTCTGGGTTCGAGGGCGCTGCGGGCCGACCTGTCCCGGCTCAACCGCTTCGGGCCGCACGACCGGCAGTGGCTGCGCGCCGTGTACCGCCGCGACCACCGGCCCGAGGCTCGTCCGGCCGGGAAGTTCAACGCCGGGCAGAAGCTGTACGCGGCCTGGATCGCGGGCGCGGTGCTGGTGATGGCCGGCACCGGGTCACTGATGTGGTTCACCGGCCTCGCGCCGCTGGTGTGGCGCACGAGCGCGACCTTCGTCCATGACTGGCTGGCACTGGCGATCGGAATCGTGCTGGCCGGGCACATGGCAATGGCGCTCGCCGACCCGGAGGCACGCCGTGGCATGCGCACCGGGTCGGTCGAGCGCCATTGGGCACGGTCACAGCACGGGCTGTGGGGGGAGGACCGTGCGGGCGGCAGCTCGCTAGAGGACTAG
- a CDS encoding S-(hydroxymethyl)mycothiol dehydrogenase produces MSQQVQGVIAPGKNEPVRVETIVIPDPGPGEAVVKIQACGVCHTDLHYKQGGINDEFPFLLGHEASGIVESVGEGVTDVAPGDFVILNWRAVCGQCRACLRGRPWYCFNTHNAKQKMTLLDGTELSPALGIGAFAEKTLVAAGQCTKVDPEVSPAVAGLLGCGVMAGIGAAINTGQVGRGDSVAVIGCGGVGDAAIAGARLAGAAKIIAVDIDDRKLETAKSMGATHTVNSRSADPVEAIRSLTGGNGADVVIEAVGRPETYKQAFYARDLAGTVVLVGVPTPEMQLELPLIDVFGRGGSLKSSWYGDCLPSRDFPMLIDLHQQGRIDLAAFVTETIGLGDIEQAFARMHDGDVLRSVVVL; encoded by the coding sequence ATGTCGCAGCAGGTGCAAGGGGTCATCGCACCAGGGAAGAACGAGCCGGTACGGGTCGAGACGATCGTGATCCCGGACCCGGGCCCCGGCGAGGCCGTGGTGAAGATCCAGGCGTGCGGCGTCTGCCACACCGATCTGCACTACAAGCAGGGCGGCATCAACGACGAATTCCCCTTCCTGCTCGGCCATGAGGCCTCGGGCATCGTGGAGTCCGTCGGCGAGGGCGTCACGGACGTCGCGCCCGGAGACTTCGTCATCCTCAACTGGCGTGCCGTGTGCGGACAGTGTCGTGCGTGTCTGCGCGGCCGCCCCTGGTACTGCTTCAACACCCACAACGCCAAGCAGAAGATGACGCTGCTCGACGGCACCGAGCTGTCGCCCGCGCTCGGCATCGGCGCGTTCGCCGAGAAGACCCTCGTCGCCGCCGGTCAGTGCACCAAGGTCGACCCGGAGGTCTCCCCGGCCGTCGCCGGGCTGCTCGGCTGCGGTGTGATGGCGGGCATCGGCGCCGCCATCAACACCGGGCAGGTCGGCCGCGGCGACTCGGTCGCCGTGATCGGCTGCGGCGGCGTCGGTGACGCGGCGATCGCGGGCGCGCGGCTGGCCGGCGCGGCGAAGATCATCGCCGTGGACATCGACGACCGCAAGCTGGAGACGGCGAAGTCGATGGGCGCCACCCACACCGTCAACTCCCGCTCCGCCGACCCGGTCGAGGCGATCCGCTCCCTGACCGGCGGCAACGGCGCGGACGTCGTCATCGAGGCGGTCGGCCGCCCGGAGACGTACAAGCAGGCCTTCTACGCCCGCGATCTCGCCGGCACCGTCGTCCTGGTCGGCGTCCCGACCCCCGAGATGCAGCTGGAGCTGCCGCTCATCGACGTCTTCGGCCGCGGCGGCTCGCTCAAGTCCTCCTGGTACGGCGACTGCCTGCCCTCGCGCGACTTCCCGATGCTCATCGACCTGCACCAGCAGGGCCGGATCGACCTCGCCGCGTTCGTCACCGAGACCATCGGACTCGGCGACATCGAGCAGGCCTTCGCCCGGATGCACGACGGCGACGTGCTGCGCTCGGTGGTGGTCCTCTGA
- a CDS encoding YidH family protein, which produces MNEFVQSLRLWFAPQRIREEGDTPDYRFSLANERTFLAWIRTALALIGGGFAVDQFLPELAWGVRTGLALALLAAGVLCALRAINHWVRCERAMRRGEDLPVSRFPTLLGLAVAVVAVAMVVVVLFGWEGR; this is translated from the coding sequence GTGAACGAATTCGTACAGAGTCTGCGTCTGTGGTTCGCGCCGCAGCGGATCCGCGAAGAGGGCGACACCCCCGACTACCGGTTCTCGCTCGCCAACGAGCGCACCTTCCTCGCCTGGATCCGGACCGCTCTCGCACTGATCGGCGGCGGTTTCGCGGTCGATCAGTTCCTGCCGGAGCTGGCGTGGGGTGTCCGCACGGGTCTGGCGCTGGCGCTGCTGGCGGCCGGTGTGCTGTGCGCGCTGCGGGCGATCAATCACTGGGTGCGGTGCGAGCGGGCGATGCGGCGCGGGGAGGATCTGCCGGTCTCGCGGTTCCCGACGCTGCTCGGTCTCGCGGTGGCCGTCGTCGCCGTGGCGATGGTGGTGGTGGTCCTCTTCGGCTGGGAGGGCCGGTGA
- a CDS encoding MBL fold metallo-hydrolase translates to MAARIDHLVTSGTFALDGGEWDVDNNVWIVGDETEAIVIDAAHDAAAIEAALNGRTLRAIVCTHAHNDHIDAAPALADATGAPILLHPDDLPLWKQTHPDRAPDGELAEGQELEIAGTTLQVLHTPGHAPGAVCLYAPGSATVFTGDTLFRGGPGATGRSFSHFPTIVASIRDRLLILPPETTVRTGHGDSTTIGAEAPHLDEWIARGH, encoded by the coding sequence ATGGCCGCCCGCATCGACCACCTCGTCACCTCCGGCACCTTCGCCCTCGACGGCGGGGAGTGGGACGTCGACAACAACGTCTGGATCGTCGGCGACGAAACCGAGGCGATCGTCATCGACGCCGCCCACGACGCAGCCGCCATCGAGGCCGCGCTGAACGGCCGTACGCTGCGCGCCATCGTCTGCACGCACGCGCACAACGACCACATCGACGCGGCCCCGGCCCTCGCCGACGCCACCGGCGCGCCGATCCTGCTGCACCCCGACGACCTGCCGCTGTGGAAGCAGACCCACCCCGACCGCGCCCCGGACGGCGAACTGGCCGAGGGCCAGGAGCTGGAGATCGCCGGAACGACCCTCCAGGTCCTGCACACCCCCGGTCACGCCCCGGGTGCCGTCTGCCTGTACGCCCCCGGGTCGGCCACCGTCTTCACGGGCGACACGCTCTTCCGGGGCGGGCCCGGCGCCACCGGGCGGTCCTTCTCCCACTTCCCGACGATCGTCGCGTCGATCAGGGACCGGCTGCTGATCTTGCCTCCGGAGACCACCGTCCGTACCGGACACGGCGATTCGACGACCATCGGCGCGGAGGCCCCGCATCTGGACGAGTGGATCGCCCGCGGACACTGA
- a CDS encoding GntT/GntP/DsdX family permease: MTSLSVEMLAADAVEPITSAGNAQLGIAVLAGIAVIVLLITKFKMHAFLALTIGSLALGSFAGAAPAKTIASFTAGLGSTVAGVGVLIALGAILGKLLADSGGADQIVDTILAKANGRTMPWAMVLIASIIGLPLFFEVGIVLLIPVVLLVAKRGNYSLMRIGIPALAGLSVMHGLIPPHPGPLVAIDALGANLGVTLALGVLVAIPTVIIAGPVFSRYAARWVDIKAPEKMIPQRPSEDLDRRPSFGATLATILLPVVLMLVKALVDIVVDDPENHVQRVTDVIGSPLIALLAAVVVGMFTLGRAAGFTKGRLSTTVEKSLAPIAGVLLIVGAGGGFKQTLIDAGVGQMILDFSKDWSIPALLLGWLIAVAIRLATGSATVATISAAGLVAPLAADMSTSHAALLVLAVGAGSLFFSHVNDAGFWLVKEYFGMNVGQTVKTWSVMETIISVVALAFILLLSLVL, encoded by the coding sequence GTGACCAGTCTCAGCGTCGAGATGCTGGCAGCGGATGCCGTCGAACCGATCACTTCGGCAGGCAACGCGCAGCTGGGCATCGCCGTCCTGGCGGGCATCGCCGTCATCGTTCTGCTCATCACCAAGTTCAAGATGCACGCGTTCCTCGCGCTGACCATCGGCTCGCTGGCGCTCGGTTCGTTCGCCGGCGCCGCACCGGCCAAGACGATCGCCAGCTTCACTGCCGGCCTCGGCTCGACCGTCGCGGGTGTCGGTGTCCTCATCGCGCTCGGCGCCATTCTGGGCAAGCTGCTCGCCGACTCCGGCGGCGCGGACCAGATCGTCGACACCATCCTCGCGAAGGCGAACGGCCGGACCATGCCGTGGGCGATGGTGCTGATCGCCTCGATCATCGGTCTGCCGCTGTTCTTCGAGGTCGGGATCGTGCTGCTGATCCCGGTGGTGCTGCTCGTCGCCAAGCGCGGCAACTACTCCCTGATGCGGATCGGCATCCCGGCGCTGGCCGGTCTCTCCGTGATGCACGGGCTGATCCCGCCGCACCCCGGCCCGCTGGTCGCGATCGACGCCCTCGGCGCCAACCTCGGTGTCACGCTCGCGCTGGGCGTGCTGGTGGCGATCCCGACCGTGATCATCGCCGGTCCGGTCTTCTCCCGCTACGCCGCGCGCTGGGTGGACATCAAGGCTCCGGAGAAGATGATCCCGCAGCGTCCCTCCGAGGACCTGGACCGTCGTCCCAGCTTCGGCGCCACCCTGGCGACGATCCTGCTGCCCGTCGTGCTGATGCTGGTCAAGGCCCTGGTCGACATCGTCGTGGACGACCCGGAGAACCATGTCCAGCGGGTCACCGATGTGATCGGCTCGCCGCTGATCGCACTCCTCGCGGCCGTCGTGGTCGGCATGTTCACGCTGGGCCGGGCGGCCGGTTTCACCAAGGGCCGGCTCTCCACCACCGTCGAGAAGTCCCTCGCCCCGATCGCGGGTGTGCTGCTGATCGTGGGTGCGGGCGGCGGTTTCAAGCAGACCCTCATCGACGCCGGCGTGGGCCAGATGATCCTGGACTTCTCCAAGGACTGGTCGATACCGGCACTGCTGCTGGGCTGGCTGATCGCCGTCGCGATCCGGCTCGCGACCGGTTCGGCGACCGTGGCCACCATCTCGGCGGCCGGTCTGGTCGCCCCGCTGGCCGCCGACATGTCGACGTCCCACGCCGCCCTGCTGGTCCTCGCCGTCGGCGCGGGCTCGCTCTTCTTCAGCCACGTCAATGACGCCGGGTTCTGGCTGGTGAAGGAGTACTTCGGCATGAACGTCGGCCAGACGGTGAAGACCTGGTCGGTGATGGAGACCATCATCTCCGTGGTCGCGCTGGCCTTCATCCTGCTGCTCTCGCTAGTCCTCTAG